The Salvia hispanica cultivar TCC Black 2014 unplaced genomic scaffold, UniMelb_Shisp_WGS_1.0 HiC_scaffold_845, whole genome shotgun sequence genome contains a region encoding:
- the LOC125200211 gene encoding ADP-ribosylation factor GTPase-activating protein AGD5-like, whose amino-acid sequence MHVRSATLDTWLPEQVAFIHSMGNEKANSYWEAELPPNYDRVGIENFIRAKYEDKRWVSKDGNLKSPPRRTEEIVSVQRQRPSDRSGHGHFSSTGNSSERKNVPAPSTRQSIPAVRMSVPVPPKAAEQVAPVPATVTVQVVQKVETAPPAEPSKLVEEKISSPKIDYATDLFDMLSMDGSGENTTGASGDDDMWAGFQSADVSSSTEKTIPAKLDESKSQAASKMEDLFKDSPSIAPSSTPVNSQKTVKHDIMSLFEKTNIVSPFTAHQQQLAMLAQQQSLLIAAASNASGAMPKASNNKEIGLNSTNLPNQSWPNVGYQFPGMIMTEAQKAEVVKYMQMGNIPPKPKFGKIFFPLPTSRYAKLLEIFSRLIFGGTWFG is encoded by the exons ATGCAT GTGAGATCTGCTACACTTGACACATGGCTTCCTGAACAGGTTGCATTTATTCACT CTATGGGAAATGAAAAGGCAAACAGCTACTGGGAAGCAGAGCTTCCTCCGAATTATGATAGAGTTGGGATTGAGAATTTCATTCGTGCAAA GTATGAAGATAAGAGATGGGTATCAAAGGATGGGAATCTGAAGTCACCTCCTAGGAGAACTGAAGAAATAGTTTCTGTCCAGAGGCAACGACCTAGTGATAGAAGTGGGCACGGACATTTCAGCAGTACTGGCAACTCTTCTGAGAGGAAGAATGTTCCAGCACCTAGTACAAGACAAAGCATTCCTGCTGTCAGAATGAGTGTGCCTGTGCCTCCTAAAGCTGCAGAACAA GTAGCTCCAGTTCCAGCTACAGTTACCGTGCAAGTGGTTCAGAAAGTAGAGACGGCTCCACCTGCTGAACCATCAAAGCTGGTAGAAGAGAAGATCTCTTCTCCCAAAATTGATTATGCAACTGATCTTTTCGACATGCTTTCTATGGATGGTTCTGGTGAAAATACTACTGGAGCTTCAGGGGATGATGATATGTGGGCAGGATTTCAAT CTGCTGATGTGTCATCTTCAACAGAAAAGACCATTCCAGCAAAACTTGATGAAAGCAAATCACAGGCGGCTTCTAAAATGGAAGACCTTTTCAAGGATTCACCATCAATTGCACCTAGTTCAACGCCAGTGAATTCCCAAAAAACTGTTAAACATGATATTATGTCtctttttgagaag ACCAATATTGTTTCTCCATTCACTGCTCACCAACAACAACTTGCTATGCTAGCTCAACAACAGTCGCTGTTAATTGCTGCTGCATCTAATGCTTCTGGGGCAATGCCAAAAGCTTCTAACAACAAGGAAATAGGGCTTAATAGCACCAATTTGCCCAACCAAAGTTGGCCAAATGTTGGTTACCAGTTCCCTGGAATGATTATGACAGAAGCTCAGAAAGCTGAAGTAGTGAAGTATATGCAG ATGGGAAACATACCCCCCAAACCCaaatttgggaaaattttttttcctctcccAACGTCTAGGTATGCTAAACTTCTTGAAATATTCAGTCGACTTATTTTTGGGGGAACTTGGTTTGGATGA